In Cherax quadricarinatus isolate ZL_2023a chromosome 35, ASM3850222v1, whole genome shotgun sequence, the following are encoded in one genomic region:
- the LOC138853617 gene encoding serine-rich adhesin for platelets-like yields MVWWSVPQPGKDPAPGSGGQSLSLEKSPAPWSGGQSLSLKKSPAPWSGGQSLSLEKNSAPWSGGQSLSLEKSSAPGSGGQSLSLEKSSAPWSDGQSLSLEKSPAPGSGGQSLSLEKSSAPWSGGQSLSLERSSAPWSGGQSLSLEKSLAPRSGGQSLSLEKSSAPWSGGQSLSLERSSAPWSGGQSLSLKKSPAPWSGGQSLSLKKSSAPWSGGQSLSLEKSSAPWSGGQSLSLEKSSAPWSGGQFLSLEKSSAPWSGGQSLSLEKSPAPGSGGQSLSLEKNSAPWSGGQFLSLEKSSAPRSGGQLCSLEKSSAPWSGGQSLSLEKSSAPWSGGQFLSLEKSPAPWSGGQSLSLEKSSAPWSGGQSLGLEKSSAPWSGGQSLSLEKSPAPGSGGQSLSLEKSSAPWSGGQSLSLEKSPAPGSGGQSLSLEKSSAPWSGGQFLSLEKSPAPGSGGQSLSLEKSSAPWSGGQFLSLEKSSAPWSGGQSLSLEKSPAPWSGGQSLSLEKSSSPGSGGQSFSLEKSSAPWSGGQSLSLEKSSAPWSGGQSLSLEKSPAPGSGGQSLSLEESPAPWSGGQSLSLEKSPAPWSGGQSLSLEKSPAPWSGGQSLSLEKSSAPGSGGQSLSLEKSPAPWSGGQSLSLEKSPAPWSGGQSLSLEKSPAPWSGGQSLSLEKSPAPWSGGQFLSLEKSPAPWFGGQSLSLEKSSAPWSGGQSLSMEKSSAPWSGGQFLSLEKSPAPWSGGQSLSLEKSSAPWSGGQSLSLEKSSAPWSGGQFLSLEKSSAPWSGGQSLSLEKSSAPWSGGQSLSLEKSSAPRSGGQSLSLEKSSAPRSGGQSLSLEKSSAPRSGGQSLSLEKSSAPWSGGQSLSLEKSSAPWSGGQSLSLEKSSAPWSGGQSLSLEKSSAPWSGGQSLSLEKSPAPWSGGQSLSLEKSSAPGSGGQSLSLEKSPAPWSGGQSLSLEKSPAPWSGGQSLSLEKSPAPWSGGQSLSLEKSPAPWSGGQFLSLEKSPAPWFGGQSLSLEKSSAPWSGGQSLSMEKSSAPWSGGQFLSLEKSPAPWSGGQSLSLEKSSAPWSGGQSLSLEKSSAPWSGGQFLSLEKSSAPWSGGQSLSLEKSSAPWSGGQSLSLEKSSAPRSGGQSLSLEKSSAPRSGGQSLSLEKSSAPRSGGQSLSLEKSSAPWSGGQSLSLEKSSAPRSGGQSLSLEKSPAPWSGDQSLSLEKSSAPWSGDQSLSLEKSSAPRSGGQSLSLEKSSAPWSGDQSLSLEKSSAPWSGDQSLSLEKSSAPWSGDQSLSLEKSSAPWSGDQSLSLEKSPAPWSGGQSLSLEKSSAPWSGGQSLSLEKSPAPGSGTISFSRLRD; encoded by the coding sequence atggtctggtggtcagtccctcagcctggaaaagatcCAGCTCCagggtctggtggtcagtccctcagcctggagaagagtccagctccatggtctggtggtcagtccctcagcctgaagaagagtccagctccatggtctggtggtcagtccctcagcctggagaagaattcagctccatggtctggtggtcagtccctcagtctggagaagagttcagctccagggtctggtggtcagtccctcagcctggagaagagttcagctccatggtctgatggtcagtccctcagcctagagaagagtccagctccagggtctggtggtcagtccctcagtctggagaagagttcagctccatggtctggtggtcagtccctcagtctggagaggagttcagctccatggtctggtggtcagtccctcagtctggagaagagtttagctccaaggtctggtggtcagtcactcagcctggagaagagttcagctccatggtctggtggccagtccctcagcctggagaggagttcagctccatggtctggtggtcagtccctcagcttgaagaagagtccagctccatggtctggtggtcagtccctcagcttgaagaagagttcagctccatggtctggtggtcagtccctcagtctggagaagagttcagctccatggtctggtggtcagtctctcagtctggagaagagttctgctccatggtctggtggtcagttcctcagcctggagaagagttcagctccatggtctggtggtcagtccctcagtctggagaagagtccagctccagggtctggtggtcagtctctcagtctggagaagaattcagctccatggtctggtggtcagttcctcagcctggagaagagttcagctccacggTCTGGTGGTCAGCTCtgcagcttggagaagagttcagctccatggtctggtggtcagtccctcagcctggagaagagttcagctccatggtctggtggtcagttcctcagcttggagaagagtccagctccatggtctggtggtcagtctctcagtctggagaagagttcagctccatggtctggtggtcagtccctcgggctggagaagagttcagctccatggtctggtggtcagtccctcagcttggagaagagtccagctccagggtctggtggtcagtccctcagtctggagaagagttcagctccatggtctggtggtcagtccctcagcttggagaagagtccagctccagggtctggtggtcagtccctcagcctggagaagagttcagctccatggtctggtggtcagttcctcagcctggagaagagtccagctccagggtctggtggtcagtccctcagcctggagaagagttcagctccatggtctggtggtcagttcctcagcctggagaagagttcagctccatggtctggtggtcagtccctcagcttggagaagagtccagctccatggtctggtggtcagtccctcagcctggagaagagttcatctccagggtctggtggtcagtcattcagcctggagaagagttcagctccatggtctggtggtcagtccctcagcctggagaagagttcagctccatggtctggtggtcagtccctcagcttggagaagagtccagctccagggtctggtggtcagtccctcagcttggaggagagtccagctccatggtctggtggtcagtccctcagcttggagaagagtccagctccatggtctggtggtcagtccctcagcttggagaagagtccagctccatggtctggtggtcagtccctcagcttggagaagagttcagctccagggtctggtggtcagtccctaagcttggagaagagtccagctccatggtctggaggtcagtccctcagcttggagaagagtccagctccatggtctggtggtcagtccctcagcctggagaagagtccagctccatggtctggtggtcagtccctcagcctggagaagagtccagctccatggtctggtggtcagttcctcagcttggagaagagtccagctccatggtttggtggtcagtcactcagcctggagaagagttcagctccatggtctggtggtcagtccctcagcatggagaagagttcagctccatggtctggtggtcagttcctcagcctggagaagagtccagctccatggtctggtggtcagtccctcagcctggagaagagttcagctccatggtctggtggtcagtccctcagcctggagaagagttcagctccatggtctggtggtcagttcctcagcttggagaagagttcagctccgtggtctggtggtcagtccctcagcctggagaagagttcagctccatggtctggtggtcagtccctcagcctggagaagagttcagctccaaggtctggtggtcagtccctcagcctggagaagagttcagctccaaggtctggtggtcagtccctcagtctggagaagagttcagctccaaggtctggtggtcagtccctcagtctggagaagagttcagctccatggtctggtggtcagtccctcagcttggagaagagttcagctccatggtctggtggtcagtccctcagcttggagaagagttcagctccatggtctggtggtcagtccctcagcttggagaagagttcagctccatggtctggtggtcagtccctcagcttggagaagagtccagctccatggtctggtggtcagtccctcagcttggagaagagttcagctccagggtctggtggtcagtccctaagcttggagaagagtccagctccatggtctggtggtcagtccctcagcttggagaagagtccagctccatggtctggtggtcagtccctcagcctggagaagagtccagctccatggtctggtggtcagtccctcagcctggagaagagtccagctccatggtctggtggtcagttcctcagcttggagaagagtccagctccatggtttggtggtcagtcactcagcctggagaagagttcagctccatggtctggtggtcagtccctcagcatggagaagagttcagctccatggtctggtggtcagttcctcagcctggagaagagtccagctccatggtctggtggtcagtccctcagcctggagaagagttcagctccatggtctggtggtcagtccctcagcctggagaagagttcagctccatggtctggtggtcagttcctcagcttggagaagagttcagctccgtggtctggtggtcagtccctcagcctggagaagagttcagctccatggtctggtggtcagtccctcagcctggagaagagttcagctccaaggtctggtggtcagtccctcagcctggagaagagttcagctccaaggtctggtggtcagtccctcagtctggagaagagttcagctccaaggtctggtggtcagtccctcagtctggagaagagttcagctccatggtctggtggtcagtccctcagcttggagaagagttcagctccaaggtctggtggtcagtccctcagtctggagaagagtccagctccatggtctggtgatcagtcccttagtctggagaagagttcagctccatggtctggtgatcagtcccttagtctggagaagagttcagctccaaggtctggtggtcagtccctcagcctggagaagagttcagctccatggtctggtgatcagtcccttagtctggagaagagttcagctccatggtctggtgatcagtcccttagtctggagaagagttcagctccatggtctggtgatcagtcccttagtctggagaagagttcagctccatggtctggtgatcagtccctcagcctggagaagagtccagctccatggtctggtggtcagtccctcagcttggagaagagttcagctccatggtctggtggtcagtccctcagcttggagaagagtccagctccagggtctggaacgatatcgttctccaggctaagggactga